The following are encoded together in the Triticum dicoccoides isolate Atlit2015 ecotype Zavitan chromosome 6B, WEW_v2.0, whole genome shotgun sequence genome:
- the LOC119322649 gene encoding protein TRANSPARENT TESTA GLABRA 1-like: MDQPKPTPSAAASPAGADAAPNPYAFTCELPHSIYALAFSPSAPVLAAGSFLEDLHNRVSLLCFDSVHPTAASFRAVPSLSFDHPYPPTKLQFNPRAASTPLLASSSDALRLWHAPLDDLSASAPAPELRSVLDNRKASASDFCAPLTSFDWNEIEPRRIGTASIDTTCTVWDIERGVVETQLIAHDKAVHDIAWGEAGVFASVSADGSVRVFDLRDKEHSTIVYESPRPDTPLLRLAWNRYDLRYMAALLMDSNAVVVLDIRAPGVPVAELHRHGGCVNAVAWAPQAARHLCSAGDDGQALIWELPEAPAAVPPEGIDPVLVYDAGAEINQLQWVAGHPDWMGISIENKVQLLRV, from the coding sequence ATGGACCAGCCGAAGCCGACGCCGTCGGCGGCCGCCTCGCCGGCGGGCGCGGACGCGGCGCCCAACCCCTACGCCTTCACGTGCGAGCTCCCCCACTCGATCTACGCGCTGGCCTTCTCCCCCTCCGCGCCCGTCCTCGCCGCCGGGAGCTTCCTCGAGGACCTCCACAACCgcgtctccctcctctgcttcgACTCCGTCCACCCCACCGCCGCCTCCTTCCGCGCCGTCCCCTCCCTCTCCTTCGACCACCCCTACCCGCCCACCAAGCTCCAGTTTAACCCGCGCGCCGCCTCCACGCCCCTCCTTGCCTCCTCCTCCGACGCCCTCCGCCTCTGGCACGCCCCCCTCGACGACCTCTCCgcctccgcccccgcccccgagctccgctccgTCCTCGACAACCGCAAGGCCTCCGCCTCCGACTTCTGCGCGCCCCTCACCTCCTTCGACTGGAACGAGATCGAGCCCCGCCGCATCGGGACCGCCTCCATCGACACCACCTGCACCGTCTGGGACATCGAGCGCGGCGTCGTCGAGACGCAGCTCATCGCGCACGACAAGGCCGTGCACGACATCGCCTGGGGGGAGGCCGGCGTCTTTGCCTCCGTCTCCGCCGATGGCTCCGTCCGCGTCTTTGATCTCCGGGACAAGGAGCACTCCACCATCGTCTACGAGAGCCCCCGCCCGGACACGCCGCTCCTCAGGCTTGCCTGGAACCGCTATGACCTACGGTACATGGCCGCCCTGCTCATGGACAGCAACGCCGTCGTTGTGCTCGACATACGCGCACCCGGGGTGCCTGTGGCCGAGCTACATCGGCATGGGGGATGCGTCAACGCTGTTGCGTGGGCACCGCAGGCTGCAAGACACCTCTGCTCGGCAGGGGACGACGGGCAGGCGCTCATCTGGGAGCTGCCTGAGGCACCGGCAGCAGTGCCTCCCGAAGGGATTGATCCAGTTCTTGTTTATGATGCGGGTGCCGAGATAAACCAGCTGCAGTGGGTGGCCGGACACCCGGACTGGATGGGCATTTCCATTGAGAACAAGGTCCAGCTTCTCCGGGTCTGA
- the LOC119324696 gene encoding E3 ubiquitin-protein ligase RHA2A-like, with protein MGFPLVCYCVAIPKPVIAFCKLVAAVRDALLLLLSLVGLCRSPRRSVDDAPLPEEVKERLPAVEFGCLARPAQQQQHDGDDDEVAAAATCIVCLERLRATDEVRRLGNCAHAFHRGCIDGWIDLGRTTCPLCRSHLLPRARRDGPLASLLTRVW; from the coding sequence ATGGGGTTCCCCCTGGTGTGCTACTGCGTCGCCATCCCCAAGCCGGTCATCGCCTTCTgcaagctcgtcgccgccgtcaggGACGCCCTCCTCCTGCTGCTCTCCCTCGTCGGCCTCTGCCGCTCCCCGCGCCGCTCTGTGGACGACGCCCCGCTGCCCGAGGAGGTCAAGGAGCGCCTCCCGGCCGTCGAGTTCGGCTGCCTGGCGCGTCcggcgcagcagcagcagcacgacggggaCGACGACGAGGTCGCCGCCGCGGCGACGTGCATCGTGTGCCTGGAGAGGCTGCGGGCGACGGACGAGGTGCGGCGGCTGGGCAACTGCGCGCACGCCTTCCACCGGGGCTGCATCGACGGGTGGATCGACCTCGGCCGGACCACCTGCCCGCTGTGTCGCTCCCACCTACTGCCTCGCGCGCGGAGGGACGGCCCGCTCGCCAGCCTCCTCACGCGCGTTTGGTGA